A portion of the Juglans microcarpa x Juglans regia isolate MS1-56 chromosome 1D, Jm3101_v1.0, whole genome shotgun sequence genome contains these proteins:
- the LOC121239948 gene encoding mitochondrial import receptor subunit TOM9-2-like yields the protein MASSQGKKRVSATSNDQSLISRVSRSVSQSPILNQTKRAASDAATVSKKLMRSTGRAAWIAGTTFLILVVPLIIEMDREQQLNDLELQQASLLGTTK from the coding sequence ATGGCGTCGTCCCAGGGAAAAAAGCGAGTCTCTGCCACCAGCAACGACCAGTCCCTCATCTCGAGGGTTTCACGCAGCGTGTCCCAGTCCCCCATCCTCAACCAGACGAAGCGCGCCGCTTCCGACGCCGCCACCGTGTCCAAGAAGCTGATGCGCAGCACGGGCAGGGCCGCCTGGATCGCCGGCACCACCTTCTTGATCCTGGTGGTTCCACTCATCATCGAAATGGACCGCGAGCAGCAGCTCAACGACCTTGAACTCCAGCAGGCCAGCCTCCTCGGCACCACCAAGTGA
- the LOC121238880 gene encoding putative pentatricopeptide repeat-containing protein At5g52630 yields MNDHLILESQSHPSRSRSNATDPRVVHAQAIVAANTDRCVYNNLITLYSKSDLLSYSLRLFHQIPSPNVVSWTALISAHANSILSLHHFVSMLRHPTFPNQRTFASLFKTCTALPSFSFGLGLHSLALKLSVSSEPFSGSALVNFYSKYRLPNEARKVLDEITHRDEVCYSAIIVGLAQNSRPFDALSMFAEMRACDVASTMYSVSGSLRAAAEVAAWEQCRLLHAHAVVTGLDSNVIVGSALIDGYGKAGFVPDAREVFDENFPVMNIVGWNALMAGYAQHGDNNMTLHLFNSMEARGLVPDEYSFLAVLTSFCNAGLAVESEQWMNRMKVDYGLEPGLEHYTCLVGALGRAGQLQEAERLAMTIPFVPDAAVWRSLLSSCAYHGAAEMAWTMARRLLELNPHDDSAYVIAANVLSVAGRWDEVAEVRKMMKDRGVKKEGGRSWVEVRGKVHVFLAGDRRHERTEEVYEKLAVLMKGIEKLGYVPVWKEMFHEVGEREKREALWYHSEKLAVAFAVVSGAAPPGKALRIVKNLRICRDCHEAFKYFSRILEKEIVVRDVNRYHRFLYGSCSCGDIW; encoded by the coding sequence ATGAACGACCACCTAATATTAGAGTCCCAGTCCCATCCAAGCCGAAGCCGAAGCAACGCCACCGACCCACGCGTTGTCCACGCTCAAGCCATCGTTGCCGCCAACACCGACCGCTGTGTCTACAACAACCTCATCACTCTCTACTCCAAATCCGACCTCTTGTCCTACTCCCTCCGCCTCTTCCACCAAATCCCTTCTCCCAACGTCGTCTCATGGACCGCACTCATCTCCGCCCACGCCAACTCTATCCTCTCCCTCCACCACTTCGTTTCTATGCTCCGCCACCCCACCTTCCCCAACCAGCGCACCTTTGCCTCTCTCTTCAAAACCTGCACTGCGctcccttccttctctttcgGCCTTGGCCTCCACTCTCTCGCGCTAAAACTCTCTGTCTCTAGCGAGCCCTTTTCTGGGTCCGCACTCGTTAATTTCTACTCTAAATATCGCTTACCCAATGAAGCTCGTAAGGTGCTCGACGAAATCACTCACAGAGATGAGGTTTGTTATTCCGCGATTATCGTGGGACTTGCACAGAATTCACGGCCCTTTGATGCGTTATCGATGTTTGCCGAAATGAGAGCTTGCGATGTGGCGTCCACGATGTATAGTGTCTCCGGCTCGCTTCGTGCAGCCGCAGAGGTTGCTGCATGGGAGCAGTGTAGGTTACTCCATGCCCATGCGGTTGTTACGGGGTTAGATTCCAACGTGATTGTGGGTAGTGCTCTGATTGATGGGTATGGAAAAGCAGGTTTTGTTCCAGATGCTCGGGAGGTTTTTGATGAGAATTTTCCGGTGATGAATATCGTGGGGTGGAATGCATTGATGGCTGGCTATGCACAGCACGGAGATAACAACATGACTCTCCATCTTTTCAACTCAATGGAAGCTCGAGGGCTTGTACCGGATGAATATAGCTTTCTAGCAGTCCTAACATCGTTTTGCAATGCAGGTTTGGCTGTTGAGAGTGAGCAGTGGATGAACAGGATGAAAGTGGATTACGGTTTGGAACCGGGACTAGAGCATTATACGTGTTTGGTGGGTGCATTGGGACGAGCTGGTCAATTACAAGAAGCTGAGAGGCTTGCAATGACTATACCTTTTGTGCCGGATGCTGCAGTGTGGCGGTCACTGCTATCCAGTTGTGCATATCACGGTGCAGCCGAGATGGCTTGGACCATGGCTAGAAGGTTATTGGAACTTAACCCTCATGATGACTCGGCTTATGTGATTGCTGCCAATGTGTTATCAGTTGCAGGTAGGTGGGACGAGGTGGCAGAAGTGCGGAAGATGATGAAGGATAGGGGGGTGAAGAAGGAAGGTGGGAGGAGCTGGGTAGAAGTGCGAGGGAAAGTACACGTGTTTTTGGCCGGGGATAGAAGGCATGAGAGGACAGAGGAAGTATACGAGAAGTTGGCAGTGTTAATGAAAGGGATTGAGAAATTAGGGTACGTGCCGGTTTGGAAAGAGATGTTTCATGAGGTAGGGGAAAGGGAGAAAAGGGAAGCTCTTTGGTATCACAGTGAGAAATTGGCAGTGGCTTTTGCAGTGGTGAGTGGAGCTGCACCACCCGGTAAGGCACTAAGGATTGTGAAGAATTTGAGGATTTGTAGGGATTGTCACGAGGCATttaagtattttagtagaattTTGGAGAAGGAGATTGTTGTGAGGGATGTAAACAGGTATCATAGATTTTTATATGGTAGTTGCTCATGCGGAGATATCTGGTAA
- the LOC121235364 gene encoding plasmodesmata-located protein 2-like: MGFPTKPFSFFLFSLIFFTNLELIPLVESASDYTALVYKGCAKQAFSDPTGVYSQALSALFGSLVSQSTKARFFKTTSGSGQTTISGLFQCRGDLSNTDCYNCVSKLPQMADSLCGKAIAARVQLYGCYVLYEVAGFTQVSGMELLYKTCGTTNVAGSGFEERRDAALQVLETGVVSGHGFYTTNYEAVYLLAQCEGDLGDTDCGECVKSAVQRAQVECGSSISGQVYLHKCFISYSYYPNGVPRRSSSSSSSSSSSSSSSGGNTGKTVAIILGGAAGVGFLLICLLFARSLMKKHDDF; this comes from the exons ATGGGTTTCCCTACAAAACCCTTCtcctttttcctcttctctctGATTTTCTTTACCAATCTTGAGCTCATCCCACTTGTTGAATCTGCTTCTGACTACACAGCCTTGGTCTACAAGGGCTGTGCAAAGCAGGCCTTTTCAGATCCGACAGGGGTTTACTCCCAGGCTCTCTCAGCCCTCTTTGGCTCTCTGGTTTCGCAGTCTACAAAGGCCAGGTTCTTCAAGACGACCTCTGGCAGTGGCCAAACCACCATCTCTGGTCTCTTCCAATGCAGAGGCGACCTTAGCAACACTGACTGCTACAACTGTGTGAGCAAACTTCCTCAAATGGCTGACAGTCTGTGTGGCAAAGCCATAGCCGCCAGAGTCCAGCTATATGGCTGTTACGTACTCTATGAGGTTGCGGGGTTTACTCAGGTTTCAGGCATGGAGTTGCTCTACAAGACCTGTGGAACCACAAACGTGGCCGGAAGTGGGTTCGAGGAAAGGAGGGACGCTGCGTTACAGGTGTTGGAAACCGGCGTGGTTAGCGGACACGGGTTCTATACCACGAACTATGAAGCCGTTTATTTGCTGGCCCAGTGTGAGGGGGATTTGGGGGACACAGATTGTGGGGAGTGTGTGAAGAGCGCTGTGCAGAGAGCTCAGGTTGAATGTGGGAGCTCCATTTCAGGCCAAGTTTATCTGCATAAATGCTTTATTAGCTATAGTTACTATCCTAATGGTGTTCCCAGGAGATCATCttcatcctcctcctcttcttcttcttcatcatcttcttcag GAGGAAATACAGGAAAGACAGTGGCTATAATATTAGGAGGGGCAGCAGGAGTGGGGTTTCTACTAATTTGCCTACTGTTTGCTAGAAGTTTGATGAAGAAACATGATG ATTTTTGA